A window of the Streptomyces griseochromogenes genome harbors these coding sequences:
- a CDS encoding glycoside hydrolase family 18 protein — translation MHTPHRPRARFRALAAAACSTVLGAGLLAGAGTATAASPAAPQMRAGSKVVGYFTEWGTYDRKYYVKNIETSGSAARLTHINYAFGNVTGGKCAMGDSYAATDRAYTAAESVDGAADTWDQPLRGNFNQLLKLKKKHPGLKILWSFGGWTWSSGFGEAAKNPAAFAQSCYDLVKNSKWAGVFDGIDIDWEYPNACGNTCDTSGRDAFKNVMAALRSKFGSGNLVTAAITADASGGGKIDAANYASAAQYVDWFNPMTYDYFGAWDASGPTAPHSPLNSYSGIPKADFNTSATVAKLKGLGIPAAKLLLGIGFYGRGWTGVTQAAPGGTATGPAAGTYEQGIDDYKVLRTKCPATGTVGGTAYAKCGNDWWSYDTPATVATKMTYKNQQGLGGTFFWELSGDTANGELIRAID, via the coding sequence ATGCACACTCCCCACCGCCCCCGCGCCCGGTTCCGGGCGCTCGCCGCCGCCGCGTGTTCCACCGTCCTCGGTGCCGGACTGCTGGCCGGCGCGGGCACCGCCACCGCGGCCTCCCCCGCGGCTCCGCAGATGAGGGCCGGTTCCAAGGTCGTCGGCTACTTCACCGAATGGGGCACCTACGACCGCAAGTACTACGTCAAGAACATCGAGACCTCGGGCTCCGCGGCCAGGCTGACCCACATCAACTACGCCTTCGGCAACGTCACCGGCGGCAAGTGCGCCATGGGCGACTCCTACGCGGCCACCGACCGCGCCTACACCGCCGCCGAGTCCGTCGACGGCGCGGCCGACACCTGGGACCAGCCGCTGCGCGGCAACTTCAACCAGTTGCTGAAGCTGAAGAAGAAGCACCCGGGCCTGAAGATCCTGTGGTCCTTCGGTGGCTGGACCTGGTCCAGCGGCTTCGGCGAGGCCGCGAAGAACCCGGCCGCCTTCGCCCAGTCCTGCTACGACCTGGTGAAGAACTCCAAGTGGGCGGGCGTCTTCGACGGCATCGACATCGACTGGGAGTACCCGAACGCCTGCGGCAACACCTGTGACACCAGCGGCCGGGACGCCTTCAAGAACGTCATGGCGGCGCTGCGGTCGAAGTTCGGCTCCGGAAACCTGGTCACCGCGGCGATCACCGCCGACGCGAGCGGCGGCGGCAAGATCGACGCGGCGAACTACGCGAGCGCGGCCCAGTACGTCGACTGGTTCAACCCGATGACGTACGACTACTTCGGCGCCTGGGACGCGTCCGGTCCGACCGCTCCGCACTCCCCGCTGAACTCCTATTCGGGCATCCCGAAGGCGGACTTCAACACCTCCGCGACCGTCGCCAAGCTCAAAGGCCTCGGCATCCCGGCCGCCAAGCTGCTGCTCGGCATCGGCTTCTACGGGCGCGGCTGGACCGGCGTCACACAGGCGGCACCGGGCGGCACCGCGACCGGCCCGGCGGCGGGGACCTACGAGCAGGGCATCGACGACTACAAGGTGCTCAGGACCAAGTGCCCGGCGACCGGCACGGTGGGCGGCACCGCGTACGCCAAGTGCGGTAACGACTGGTGGAGTTACGACACCCCGGCGACCGTCGCCACGAAGATGACGTACAAGAACCAGCAGGGCCTCGGCGGCACCTTCTTCTGGGAGCTGAGCGGCGACACGGCGAACGGCGAGCTGATCAGGGCGATCGACTGA
- a CDS encoding TetR/AcrR family transcriptional regulator: MRQQRAAVRPQVRGTERSVARRAELIAIGRKLFADTSYDALSMDDIARQAHVAKGLIYYYFQSKRGYYLAIIQDSVADLVTFAASGLELPAVDRVHRTIDSYLRFAEHHQAAYRTIVSGGVGFDAEVHAIRDGVREAIIDTIAEGAYGRSDIAPLARMGLLSWVCSVEGATLDWIDRPGLSHDTMRDLLVKTLGGALRAVEELEPSYPAPPPARRDS, encoded by the coding sequence ATGCGTCAACAGCGTGCCGCCGTCCGTCCCCAGGTGCGCGGCACCGAGCGCTCTGTGGCGCGTCGCGCCGAACTCATCGCCATCGGGCGGAAGCTGTTCGCCGACACCTCCTACGACGCGCTGTCCATGGACGACATCGCCCGTCAGGCGCATGTCGCCAAGGGGCTGATCTACTACTACTTCCAGTCCAAGCGCGGCTACTATCTGGCGATCATCCAGGACTCCGTCGCCGACCTGGTCACCTTCGCCGCGAGCGGCCTCGAACTGCCCGCCGTGGACCGCGTCCACCGCACCATCGACAGCTATCTGCGTTTCGCCGAGCACCACCAGGCCGCCTACCGCACCATCGTCAGCGGCGGAGTCGGCTTCGACGCCGAGGTGCACGCCATCCGGGACGGGGTGCGCGAGGCGATCATCGACACCATCGCCGAAGGGGCCTACGGCCGCAGCGACATAGCTCCGCTGGCCCGCATGGGCCTGCTCTCCTGGGTGTGCAGCGTCGAGGGTGCCACCCTCGACTGGATCGACCGCCCCGGACTCTCCCACGACACCATGCGCGACCTGCTCGTGAAGACCCTCGGCGGAGCCCTGCGCGCCGTCGAGGAGCTGGAACCGTCCTATCCGGCGCCGCCGCCGGCCCGCCGCGACTCCTGA
- a CDS encoding SCO1431 family membrane protein, with the protein MTAHPATATRVRTGGPQEDGPKILEHVLGWVLVAVIAMLVTQLGLL; encoded by the coding sequence ATGACCGCACACCCGGCCACCGCCACCCGCGTCCGCACCGGCGGCCCCCAGGAAGACGGCCCGAAGATCCTGGAGCACGTCCTCGGCTGGGTCCTCGTCGCGGTGATCGCGATGCTCGTGACCCAGCTGGGTCTGCTCTGA
- a CDS encoding peptidase C39 family protein: MSRAQQPSRRTVLTAAVVAAVASGAVPAAAATPAPAADADDPGRAAARPVDYHAWTTYRDWRGGTAQGARAVPGHRPGVVIGAAAGRTDYTDPHTGTTATWEYAIWTGPVHRLGVPATEVVASWNADTPAGTWLQVELQGTYSDGTATPWYVMGRWAAGDQDIKRTSVDGQKDGRSTVWTDTFAIDDASTGLRLSSYRLRLTLYRRPGTSLTPTVWRLGAMGSDIPDRFTVPASTPGLAQELSVPRYSQEIHKGQYPEYDNGGEAWCSPTSSQMIIEYWGGRLTPGQLSWVDPSYADPQVDNAARFTYDSQYEGCGNWPFNAAYAATFKGLQGVVTRLASLTDLETLIAAGIPAITSQSFLKTELTGAGYGTSGHLMTVIGFTADGDVIANDPASADDAAVRRVYLRREFENIWLRTKRYNASGKVASGTGGVCYLYFPAHPNPRQRKALAAVGVR; this comes from the coding sequence ATGAGCAGAGCCCAGCAGCCGTCCCGCAGAACGGTCCTCACCGCCGCCGTGGTGGCGGCGGTCGCCTCAGGAGCCGTACCCGCGGCCGCCGCCACACCGGCGCCCGCCGCCGACGCCGACGACCCCGGCCGGGCCGCCGCCCGCCCCGTCGACTACCACGCCTGGACGACGTACCGCGACTGGCGCGGCGGCACCGCCCAAGGTGCCCGCGCGGTCCCCGGCCACCGCCCCGGCGTCGTGATCGGCGCCGCCGCGGGCCGCACCGACTACACCGACCCGCACACCGGCACCACCGCCACCTGGGAATACGCCATCTGGACCGGCCCGGTCCACCGGCTCGGCGTGCCCGCGACCGAGGTCGTCGCCTCCTGGAACGCCGACACCCCGGCCGGCACCTGGCTCCAGGTCGAGCTGCAGGGAACCTACTCCGACGGCACCGCCACCCCCTGGTACGTCATGGGCCGCTGGGCGGCCGGGGACCAGGACATCAAGCGGACCTCGGTGGACGGCCAGAAGGACGGCAGGAGCACCGTCTGGACCGACACCTTCGCCATCGACGACGCGAGCACCGGCCTGCGGCTTTCCTCGTACCGGCTGCGCCTCACCCTCTACCGCAGGCCCGGCACCAGCCTCACCCCTACCGTGTGGCGGCTCGGCGCCATGGGCTCCGACATCCCCGACCGCTTCACCGTCCCCGCCTCCACCCCCGGCCTCGCCCAGGAGCTGAGCGTCCCGCGCTACTCGCAGGAGATCCACAAGGGCCAGTACCCGGAGTACGACAACGGCGGCGAGGCCTGGTGCAGCCCCACCTCCTCGCAGATGATCATCGAGTACTGGGGTGGCCGGCTCACCCCCGGGCAGCTGTCCTGGGTCGACCCGTCCTACGCCGACCCGCAGGTCGACAACGCCGCCCGCTTCACCTACGACTCCCAGTACGAGGGCTGCGGCAACTGGCCGTTCAACGCCGCCTACGCGGCCACCTTCAAGGGCCTGCAGGGCGTGGTCACGAGGCTGGCCTCGCTCACCGACCTGGAGACGCTGATCGCGGCCGGCATCCCGGCCATAACGTCCCAGTCCTTCCTCAAGACCGAGCTGACCGGCGCCGGGTACGGCACCTCGGGGCACCTGATGACCGTGATCGGCTTCACGGCGGACGGCGATGTGATCGCCAACGACCCGGCCTCGGCGGACGACGCGGCGGTGCGGCGCGTGTATCTGCGCCGGGAGTTCGAGAACATCTGGCTGCGCACCAAGCGGTACAACGCCTCCGGGAAGGTCGCCTCCGGCACCGGAGGGGTCTGCTACCTCTACTTCCCGGCCCACCCGAACCCGCGCCAGCGCAAGGCGCTCGCGGCGGTGGGAGTGCGCTGA
- a CDS encoding amino acid permease produces MSERISAPRAKARGGEDPAALDDDATLHAMGYPRKLTRRFQAFDNFAISFTIINILSGIFSSFGFGMNAGGPRILVFGWIGVSIMVLFIAAAMAEVASAYPTSGALYFSAGKLAKRHKGAWSWFTGWLNFVGQIGGTAATGYAAATFIQAFIQLQWASYRPTPHQTVLITALIIVLQGLANTYTVQLVAVLNRISVWWLLIGLVVIVSTLIVMPDHHQSASFVTHFENNTGFTSGLYGGMLGLLVTSWTFTGFDGSFHMSEETVRATVNAPRGITRAVGYSAITGLILMLALVYSISDYHKVVGSPFGPPVQILIDGLGLGTAKVMLLIVIGAMLFCGLANLTSNTRQIFAFSRDGAMPGSRWWHSVSLRTRTPVKAVWLAVACSLALVLPGWWSKTAFTAIVSVNVVGLFLAYAVPIFLRLRLGGEFQAGPWHLGRWGRPIGWVAVIWILLSSVLFMLPQASPITVDSFNYAPIALAVVLLVATVWWFATARRRFQGPVSYGGPDEVAAMDLI; encoded by the coding sequence GTGTCGGAACGGATATCGGCTCCACGGGCGAAGGCCCGCGGGGGAGAAGACCCGGCCGCGCTCGACGATGACGCGACCCTGCATGCGATGGGTTATCCGCGGAAACTCACCCGGCGCTTCCAGGCGTTCGACAATTTCGCGATCTCCTTCACCATCATCAATATCCTTTCGGGTATTTTCTCGTCCTTCGGATTCGGCATGAACGCGGGCGGACCCCGCATTCTCGTGTTCGGCTGGATCGGTGTTTCCATCATGGTGCTGTTCATCGCCGCGGCCATGGCGGAAGTCGCCTCCGCCTATCCGACGAGCGGTGCGCTGTATTTCTCCGCAGGAAAACTCGCCAAGCGGCACAAGGGTGCCTGGTCGTGGTTCACCGGCTGGCTGAACTTCGTGGGACAGATCGGCGGCACCGCGGCCACCGGCTACGCGGCCGCGACCTTCATCCAGGCGTTCATCCAACTGCAGTGGGCCTCGTACCGGCCCACCCCGCACCAGACGGTCCTGATCACGGCTCTGATCATCGTGTTGCAGGGCCTTGCCAACACCTACACCGTCCAACTGGTCGCCGTACTGAACCGAATTTCCGTGTGGTGGCTGCTGATCGGACTCGTGGTGATCGTGAGCACACTCATCGTGATGCCCGATCATCATCAGTCGGCGTCCTTCGTGACGCATTTCGAGAACAACACCGGCTTCACGAGCGGGCTTTACGGCGGCATGCTGGGCCTGCTGGTCACCAGCTGGACCTTCACCGGGTTCGACGGCAGCTTCCACATGTCCGAGGAAACGGTCCGCGCGACGGTCAACGCCCCGCGGGGGATCACGCGTGCCGTCGGCTATTCGGCGATCACCGGCCTGATCCTGATGCTTGCATTGGTCTACAGCATTAGCGACTACCACAAGGTGGTCGGCTCCCCCTTCGGGCCGCCCGTCCAGATTCTCATCGACGGCCTCGGCCTCGGCACCGCCAAGGTGATGCTGCTCATCGTCATCGGCGCGATGCTCTTCTGCGGTCTCGCCAACCTCACCAGCAACACCCGGCAGATCTTCGCCTTCTCCCGGGACGGCGCCATGCCCGGCTCCCGCTGGTGGCACTCGGTCTCGCTGCGCACCCGCACCCCGGTCAAGGCGGTCTGGCTGGCGGTGGCCTGCTCGCTCGCCCTGGTGCTGCCGGGCTGGTGGTCGAAGACGGCGTTCACCGCCATCGTCAGCGTCAACGTGGTCGGGCTCTTCCTCGCCTACGCCGTGCCGATCTTCCTGCGCCTGCGGCTCGGCGGCGAGTTCCAGGCCGGGCCCTGGCACCTGGGCCGCTGGGGCAGGCCGATCGGCTGGGTCGCGGTGATCTGGATCCTGCTCAGCAGCGTCCTGTTCATGCTGCCGCAGGCCTCGCCGATCACCGTCGACTCCTTCAACTACGCGCCGATCGCGCTGGCCGTCGTCCTGCTCGTGGCCACGGTCTGGTGGTTCGCCACGGCCCGCCGCCGCTTCCAGGGCCCGGTCAGCTACGGCGGTCCCGACGAGGTCGCCGCGATGGACCTCATCTGA
- a CDS encoding uridine kinase family protein: MHDLAARLRGLPPSLGPVRLIGVDGHAGSGKSTFAQRLAAALDGAPVLHLDDIASHDRLFDWTQRLLTQVIGPLSRGETAHYTPYDWHARAFGAPRPLPPAPVVVIEGVGAGRRALRPYLARLLWMELPHEESWARGQRRDGAELREFWAGWVAAERAHFTADPSRPHADLLVLQTPEGYEVLPGPARSIGPDHEVTHRDGSSAVW; the protein is encoded by the coding sequence ATTCACGATCTCGCCGCCCGGCTGCGCGGGCTCCCCCCCTCCCTGGGGCCGGTCCGGCTCATCGGCGTCGACGGGCACGCCGGCTCCGGGAAGTCCACCTTCGCGCAGCGCCTGGCCGCGGCGCTGGACGGGGCGCCGGTGCTGCACCTCGACGACATCGCCAGCCACGACCGGCTCTTCGACTGGACGCAGCGCCTGCTGACCCAGGTGATCGGACCGCTCTCCCGCGGCGAGACCGCGCACTACACCCCCTACGACTGGCACGCCCGCGCGTTCGGCGCACCGCGCCCGCTGCCGCCCGCTCCCGTGGTCGTGATCGAGGGGGTCGGCGCCGGACGCCGGGCGCTGCGCCCCTATCTGGCGCGGCTGCTGTGGATGGAGTTGCCCCACGAGGAGTCCTGGGCGCGCGGACAACGCCGGGACGGCGCGGAGCTGCGGGAGTTCTGGGCCGGATGGGTCGCGGCGGAGCGCGCGCACTTCACCGCCGACCCTTCGCGCCCCCATGCCGATCTCCTGGTACTCCAGACACCGGAGGGGTACGAGGTGCTCCCGGGACCCGCGAGGAGCATTGGACCGGACCATGAGGTGACCCACCGTGACGGATCGTCCGCCGTGTGGTGA
- a CDS encoding AAA family ATPase has product MDFGTQGPEAPADLAWLRGVDAYTMGAYPQAEEEFRTAVRMDPGMADAWLGLHALRVDTTTALLRMFRHRDRFGEQRARHRRTLNSWYWLGWWVQPVLESPRDLLLAHASHWLDGRHVPELDRALAGLPPVDTDPQVRFLHACRAYLVKDWDQLVRHTDPLLDDPLLGIEAGLFGGMARVRLETYGQAEPLLSAALMRCRSEQPQRKELRYWLARAHEGTGRSAAALPLYRAVHRVDPAFMDTSARLAAIAEGDGYDDSADLASITLTGAGQDTVDGPDTLDPLFGTEGRDLRLSEPDLPTGPLPSVSDPAVRAKSGVPSSPSSPLPAGPTDPALLEEALAELERMVGLEPVKRQVKALSAQLNMARLRAGQGLPVQPPKRHFVFSGPSGTGKTTVARILGRVFYALGLLGGDHLVEAQRADLVGEYLGQTAVKANELIDSAIGGVLFVDEAYSLSNSGYGKGDAYGDEALQVLLKRAEDNRDHLVVILAGYPEGMDRLLAANPGLSSRFTTRVDFPSYRPLELTEIGKVLAAENGDLWDGEALEELRSIAGHVVDQGWIDELGNGRFLRTLYEKSCAYRDLRLSGYPGALSRQDLATLRLPDLMQAYGEVLSGRGPQDPSAT; this is encoded by the coding sequence ATGGACTTCGGCACGCAGGGCCCCGAGGCCCCGGCCGACCTCGCCTGGCTGCGAGGTGTGGACGCCTACACGATGGGTGCCTATCCGCAGGCGGAGGAGGAGTTCCGCACCGCGGTACGGATGGATCCGGGGATGGCGGACGCCTGGCTCGGACTGCACGCGCTACGGGTCGACACGACGACCGCGCTGCTGAGGATGTTCCGGCACCGGGACCGCTTCGGGGAGCAGCGCGCCCGGCACCGCCGGACCCTCAACTCCTGGTACTGGCTGGGCTGGTGGGTACAGCCGGTCCTGGAGAGCCCGCGCGATCTGTTGCTCGCCCACGCCTCGCACTGGCTGGACGGCCGGCACGTCCCCGAGCTGGACCGGGCACTGGCCGGACTGCCCCCGGTGGACACCGATCCGCAGGTGCGCTTCCTGCACGCCTGCCGCGCCTATCTGGTCAAGGACTGGGACCAGCTGGTACGGCACACCGATCCGCTGCTGGACGATCCCCTGCTCGGCATCGAGGCAGGCCTGTTCGGCGGCATGGCCCGGGTCCGGCTGGAGACGTACGGCCAGGCCGAGCCGCTTCTCTCGGCGGCCCTGATGCGCTGCCGCAGCGAGCAGCCGCAGCGCAAGGAGCTGCGCTACTGGCTCGCGCGGGCGCACGAGGGCACGGGGCGCAGCGCCGCGGCGCTCCCGCTGTACCGGGCCGTGCACCGGGTGGATCCGGCCTTCATGGACACCTCGGCCCGGCTCGCCGCGATCGCCGAGGGCGACGGGTACGACGACTCGGCCGACCTCGCGTCGATCACCCTGACCGGTGCCGGGCAGGACACGGTGGACGGGCCGGACACGCTCGATCCGCTCTTCGGCACGGAGGGCCGGGATCTGCGGCTGTCGGAGCCCGACCTGCCGACGGGGCCCCTCCCGTCGGTCTCCGATCCGGCCGTACGGGCGAAGAGCGGTGTGCCGTCGTCGCCGTCCTCACCCCTGCCGGCGGGCCCGACCGATCCCGCGTTGCTGGAGGAGGCGCTCGCCGAGCTGGAGCGGATGGTGGGTCTCGAACCGGTCAAGCGCCAGGTCAAGGCGTTGTCCGCGCAGCTGAACATGGCGAGGCTGCGGGCCGGGCAGGGCCTTCCGGTGCAGCCGCCCAAACGGCACTTCGTCTTCTCCGGCCCCTCGGGCACCGGGAAGACCACGGTCGCGCGGATCCTGGGCCGGGTCTTCTACGCGCTGGGGCTGCTCGGCGGCGACCACCTCGTGGAAGCCCAGCGGGCGGATCTCGTCGGCGAGTATCTGGGCCAGACGGCCGTGAAGGCCAACGAGCTGATCGACTCCGCGATCGGCGGGGTGCTGTTCGTGGACGAGGCGTACTCGCTGTCCAACTCCGGGTACGGCAAGGGGGACGCGTACGGCGACGAGGCTCTGCAGGTGCTGCTGAAGCGGGCCGAGGACAACCGGGACCACCTGGTGGTGATCCTGGCCGGCTATCCGGAGGGCATGGACCGGCTGCTCGCCGCGAACCCCGGGCTCTCCTCCCGGTTCACCACGCGGGTGGACTTCCCCTCCTACCGGCCGCTGGAACTCACCGAGATCGGCAAGGTGCTGGCGGCGGAGAACGGGGACCTGTGGGACGGGGAGGCCCTGGAGGAGCTGCGGTCGATCGCCGGGCATGTGGTGGATCAGGGGTGGATCGACGAGCTGGGGAACGGGCGCTTTCTGCGGACGCTGTACGAGAAGAGCTGCGCGTACCGGGATCTGCGGTTGTCGGGGTATCCCGGGGCACTGTCCCGGCAGGACCTGGCGACGTTGAGGCTGCCCGATCTGATGCAGGCGTACGGGGAAGTGCTGTCCGGGCGGGGGCCGCAGGATCCGTCGGCCACGTAG
- a CDS encoding hemolysin family protein has translation MSVLQLVFAALLVLANGFFVGAEFALVSVRRSQIEPLGTARARQVLYGLERLPQMMAAAQFGITVCSLTLGAVAEPTVAHLLEPVFEAVRLPDGVIHPLGYVIALAGVVFFHLVIGEMVPKNLAMAAPEKAALWLSPGLVYFARLCKPITVALGACAQAILRLFRVEPKDEVEAVVTSEQLNRLLEDSGQAGLLDPEERERLEDALELGSRPVTDVLLRRESLVTVAPSVTPGEIVRLTARTGYSRFPVAAATGAFMGYVHVKDVLDLEDSQRAVPQHVWRPMTTLRAELPLDDALTVMRRAATHLAQVADASGKVLGLVALEDVLELLVGEVRDPAHRQTPPQVLQPRSTGEPEGAMA, from the coding sequence ATGAGCGTCCTCCAACTGGTCTTCGCGGCGCTGCTGGTGCTCGCCAACGGCTTCTTCGTCGGCGCCGAGTTCGCGCTCGTCTCCGTCCGCCGCAGCCAGATCGAACCGCTCGGCACCGCCCGGGCCCGCCAGGTGCTCTACGGCCTGGAGCGGCTGCCGCAGATGATGGCCGCCGCGCAGTTCGGCATCACCGTCTGCTCGCTGACGCTCGGCGCGGTGGCCGAGCCGACCGTCGCCCACCTGCTGGAGCCGGTGTTCGAGGCGGTCCGCCTCCCGGACGGCGTGATCCACCCGCTGGGCTATGTGATCGCGCTCGCCGGCGTGGTCTTCTTCCATCTGGTGATCGGCGAGATGGTCCCGAAGAACCTCGCGATGGCGGCCCCGGAGAAGGCCGCGCTGTGGCTCAGCCCCGGCCTTGTCTACTTCGCCCGGCTGTGCAAGCCGATCACCGTGGCCCTGGGCGCCTGCGCCCAGGCCATCCTGCGGCTCTTCCGCGTCGAGCCCAAGGACGAGGTCGAGGCGGTCGTCACCAGCGAGCAGCTGAACCGGCTGCTGGAGGACTCCGGCCAGGCGGGCCTGCTCGACCCCGAGGAGCGGGAGCGGCTGGAGGACGCGCTGGAACTGGGCTCCCGCCCGGTGACGGACGTCCTGCTGCGACGCGAGTCCCTGGTGACGGTGGCTCCGTCGGTCACTCCGGGGGAGATCGTCCGGCTGACCGCGCGTACGGGGTACTCCCGCTTCCCGGTGGCGGCCGCCACGGGCGCCTTCATGGGATATGTCCACGTCAAGGACGTCCTGGACCTGGAGGACTCCCAGCGCGCCGTTCCCCAGCACGTGTGGCGGCCGATGACGACCCTTCGCGCGGAGCTCCCGCTGGACGACGCGCTGACGGTCATGCGCCGAGCCGCCACCCATCTGGCCCAGGTCGCGGATGCGAGCGGCAAGGTACTGGGTCTGGTCGCCCTGGAGGACGTACTGGAACTCCTGGTCGGCGAGGTACGCGATCCGGCGCACAGGCAGACACCGCCGCAGGTCCTGCAGCCCAGGTCGACCGGAGAGCCGGAGGGCGCGATGGCGTAG
- a CDS encoding hemolysin family protein — translation MNLPLLLLGAAFLLILANGFFVAAEFGLVTVERPDAEKAAAEGDRRAGSVVESLKELSFQLSGTQLGITITSLVVGMLAEPALAELLRGPFGALGIPDGAASGVAVVVGMLLASAIQMVIGELVPKNWAVSKPLQVARFVAGPQHHFSRLFRPVISVLNTVANRLVRALGVEPAEELASARTPGELVSLARHSARAGALEQDTADLFVRTLSLGDLTAQHVMTPRVKVSALQDSATAEDVVNLTRATGLSRFPVYREKIDEIVGMAHLKDALAVPSYDRLRTPVGHIARKALLVPETLPVQPLLARLRSEQPIAVVVDEYGGTAGVVTLEDIVEELVGEVRDEHDGQDVPELASAPPEDGRPAWDVDGSCRVDILQRIGLDVPEGPYETVAGLVADLLGRIPAPGDRAELPGWRLSVRQVGHYRAERVRLVRTAPAAGVMEAVR, via the coding sequence ATGAACCTCCCCCTGTTGCTCCTCGGAGCCGCGTTCCTGCTGATTCTCGCCAACGGTTTCTTCGTGGCGGCGGAGTTCGGCCTGGTGACGGTCGAGCGCCCGGACGCCGAGAAGGCCGCCGCCGAGGGTGACCGACGTGCCGGTTCGGTCGTCGAATCACTGAAGGAACTCTCCTTCCAGCTCTCCGGCACCCAGCTCGGCATCACCATCACCTCCCTCGTCGTCGGCATGCTCGCCGAGCCGGCGCTGGCCGAGCTGCTGCGCGGTCCGTTCGGCGCGCTCGGCATCCCGGACGGCGCTGCCTCCGGTGTCGCCGTGGTCGTCGGCATGCTGCTCGCCTCCGCGATCCAGATGGTGATCGGCGAACTCGTGCCCAAGAACTGGGCGGTCTCCAAGCCCCTGCAGGTCGCCCGGTTCGTGGCCGGCCCGCAGCACCACTTCTCCCGCCTGTTCCGCCCGGTGATCTCCGTGCTCAACACGGTCGCCAACCGGCTGGTGCGCGCGCTCGGCGTCGAGCCTGCCGAGGAGCTGGCCTCCGCCCGCACCCCGGGCGAACTGGTGTCCCTCGCCCGTCACTCGGCCCGGGCCGGCGCCCTGGAACAGGACACGGCCGACCTGTTCGTGCGCACCCTGTCCCTGGGCGACCTGACCGCGCAGCACGTCATGACCCCGCGCGTGAAGGTCAGCGCCCTCCAGGACTCGGCGACCGCCGAGGACGTGGTCAACCTCACCCGGGCCACCGGCCTGTCCCGCTTCCCCGTCTACCGGGAGAAGATCGACGAAATCGTCGGCATGGCCCACCTCAAGGACGCGCTCGCGGTCCCCTCGTACGACCGGCTGCGCACCCCGGTCGGCCACATCGCCCGCAAGGCGCTGCTGGTCCCCGAGACCCTGCCGGTCCAGCCTCTGCTCGCCCGGCTGCGCAGCGAGCAGCCCATCGCGGTCGTCGTCGACGAGTACGGCGGCACGGCAGGCGTGGTCACGCTGGAGGACATCGTCGAGGAACTCGTCGGCGAGGTCCGTGACGAGCACGACGGGCAGGACGTGCCCGAACTGGCCTCCGCCCCGCCCGAGGACGGCAGGCCCGCCTGGGACGTGGACGGCAGCTGCCGTGTCGACATCCTGCAGCGCATAGGCCTCGACGTGCCCGAGGGGCCGTACGAGACCGTCGCCGGCCTGGTCGCCGATCTGCTCGGCCGTATCCCGGCCCCCGGCGACCGTGCGGAACTGCCCGGCTGGCGGCTGTCCGTCCGCCAGGTCGGCCACTACCGCGCCGAACGGGTCCGCCTGGTCAGGACGGCCCCGGCGGCCGGCGTCATGGAGGCCGTCCGATGA
- a CDS encoding PH domain-containing protein, protein MSDKYAPPTLPVTFRPGHTRAVLLTAGVAIFLVISGIAMLLEQLGPGDRLTFVITGALIFWVLAQLARVKVVADESGVTVVNIVTRRRLAWEEILQVNLRPGDPWVFLNLSDGTSLPALGIQPGIAKQRAIADAQALRALAEAHSAAPEAQDQG, encoded by the coding sequence GTGTCCGACAAGTACGCTCCGCCGACCCTGCCCGTCACCTTCCGGCCGGGACACACCCGAGCCGTCCTGCTCACCGCCGGTGTCGCCATATTCCTGGTGATATCCGGCATCGCGATGCTGCTGGAGCAGCTCGGCCCGGGGGATCGGCTCACCTTCGTCATCACCGGGGCGCTCATCTTCTGGGTGCTCGCCCAGCTCGCCCGGGTGAAGGTCGTCGCCGACGAGTCCGGCGTCACCGTCGTGAACATCGTCACCAGGCGGCGCCTGGCGTGGGAGGAGATCCTCCAGGTGAACCTCCGTCCGGGCGACCCCTGGGTGTTTCTCAACCTCAGCGACGGCACCAGCCTGCCCGCGCTCGGCATCCAGCCGGGCATCGCCAAGCAGCGCGCCATAGCCGACGCACAGGCCCTCCGGGCGCTCGCCGAGGCCCACTCGGCGGCCCCCGAGGCGCAAGATCAGGGCTGA